The genome window ACCGTAGGTCCCAAAATCGGTGGCGAACTGGTGTTGAGTGCGGTATACGCGATCCTCTTTTCCATGTTGCTAATCCTGATTTACATTATGTTCCGCTTTGAATTCCGCTTTGGCGTGGGTGCAATTGTGGCGTTGTTTCACGATATCATCATTACGCTGGGTGTGTTTTCGCTGTTCAACATCGAGGTAACGGTGCCGATTATCGCGGCGCTGCTGACGATTATCGGTTATTCGCTGAACGATACCATCGTGGTGTATGACCGCATTCGCGAAAACATGAAAACCTTCAAACGGAAAACCGGCGATTTTGCCAACCTGGTAAACCGCAGCATCAACGAAACGCTGTCCCGTACCATCGTAACATCCGGCACCACATTGATGGTGGTGATTGTCCTTTACATTTTTGGTGGCGAAGTGATCAAGGATTTTGCGCTGGCGTTGATTTGCGGTATCGGCGTGGGAACGTATTCATCCATTTTTATCGCATCACCGGTTTTGGTTGAATGGGAAGAACGCGCAAAAGCCTCGGAAGCAGTTTCCGTTAAAAAAAAGTAAGGCGAACGGATTATGAGTTTGTTGAAAGAACAGCAAAATGATGTTACAGTTTTACGCCTGCAAGGCGACGTAATGGGCGGCCCGGAAGCCGTTCAGATCAATGACGAAATTAACCAGTTGCTGGATAACAGCACCTTGAAAGTCGTGATCGATTTGGCGAAAGTGCAACGGATGAACAGCAGCGGTTTGGGAATTCTTATCAACGCGCTGTCTACATTCAAAAAAAATGGCGGCGACCTGAAACTGGCATCGCCCACTCCGATTGTGCAAAATTTGCTGAAAATCACCCGCCTGAACAGTCTGTTTGAAAGCTACGACACGGTAGATGCCGCAGTTGCCAGCTTTTAAACGAATGGATACCAGAACTTATCAAAAAACCAGCCAATTGCAATTCGGCTGGTTTTTTTTTTGCATAGTTTGATTAAGGTGTTGAGTCATAGCCTGGGTTAAATTATATTTCACTTTGTTCAAATAAATGATGTTGCCGCAATTTTTTAATGCAGATACCGTTGAAAAAGTAGAGATCGACACCTGTTTTGCGGCATGATCAGATAAATGGAAAGGATGCGGCATGTCCGTTGTTGTGGTAGTTGGCGCCCAATGGGGCGACGAAGGTAAAGGCAAAATTGTGGATCTGCTCAGCGCAGATTTTGATATTGTGGCGCGGTATCAGGGCGGTGCAAATGCCGGACATACGGTCAAAATTCACGATAAAAAATATGTGCTGCACCTGATTCCCAGCGGCATTTTGCAACCGGGTGTGGAATGTGTCATCGGCAACGGCGTGGTTATTGATCCGGTGGCACTGATGGAAGAAATCCGGCTGCTGGAAGATCAGGGCATCAGCGTTGACGGACGGTTGTGGATCAGCCAAAACGCTCACCTGATTATGCCTTATCACAAATTGCTGGACACAGCCAGCGAAGAAAAACAGGGCGCGGACAAAATCGGCACAACCAAACGAGGCATCGGTCCGGCGTATGTGGACAAAGTGAATCGCAAAGGCATTCGCATTGTTGACCTGCTCGACCGCGAAAGCTTTGCCCGGAAACTCCGCCGCAATCTCGAAGAAAAAAACGAATATCTCAACAAAATTTACGGCGTGCTGCCGCTGGATATCGAAGCCATTGTGGATGAATATCTGGAATTTGACAAACTGATCGATCCGTATATTAAAGATGTTTCCGTGCTGCTCAACAATGCAATTGCCGATGGCAAATCCATTTTGCTGGAAGGCGCGCAAGGCACATTGCTGGATGTCGATCACGGCACTTATCCGTATGTCACATCGTCCAATCCCAGCAGCGGCGGTGCCGGCATTGGCGTTGGTATTGGTCCCACCCGCATCAACGAGGTGATGGGTGTGATGAAAGCCTACACCACCCGTGTTGGCGAAGGTCCGTTCCCCACGGAATTGCTGAATGCCGAAGGCGAACTGCTCCGCAAAGAAGGCGCAGAATTTGGCGCAACCACCGGACGCCCGCGACGCTGCGGCTGGTTCGATGGCGTTGTGGCACGCTATGCCATCCGCATCAACGGTATCACCTCACTGGCAATCACCAAGCTGGATGTGCTCGATAAATTCAAAGAAATCAAGGTGTGCACCGGTTATCAGGTCAACGGAAAATTCATGAAAGAATTTCCCACCAATCTGAAAGTACTGCAGGATTGCCAACCGGTTTACGAAACCTTGCCCGGCTGGCAGCAGCCGACAACCGAATGCCGCACATGGGACGATCTCCCCAAAGTTGCCCAGGATTATCTGAATTATTTAAAAGATTTTATGGGAGTGGACATCAAAATTATCTCGGTGGGCTCCAAACGCAGCCAAACCATTCGCAATTCTTAAACGAAAGCATTGACAACAGCCTTTGAAAAATCCCGGCCAAAACCGGGATTTTTTGTTTTACGAGAACCAACATCCGATTATCTGCGCGCATATTCAAACGGCTAATTCCCAAAATTGAACACAAATCGCCGGCTAACCGGATTCACACCACCAAAGATACCATAGCCATTTGCGATATTCGAGTAATGCTGAACCGGTTCGGCAAACGGGTTGTCATCCGTTTCCTCCTGCAATTCCATCGCCCGGTTGTGCAAATACACATTTTCCGTCACGGTATTCAGCACCACCAAAACTTCCTGATAGCCAAACCAGGGATAATACCGCAGACTCAGATCGTATGTTTCCCCATCAAAAAGTGCGTCATCGAAGAGCGCAATTTCACCGGCGAACTCCCGTTCTTCGCCAATTTCGATGCT of Calditrichia bacterium contains these proteins:
- the secF gene encoding protein translocase subunit SecF, whose product is MRLFSNTNYSFMNFRKIAFIISGVLVLSSLISEILHGGPRFGIDFRGGTFIELRFLDKNDPAAPVTVPIEDVRNVFVQLGLGNSEIKNYGTPQDVSIQLDNSDDATMLNIKSQLEKAFPQYDIQERRRETVGPKIGGELVLSAVYAILFSMLLILIYIMFRFEFRFGVGAIVALFHDIIITLGVFSLFNIEVTVPIIAALLTIIGYSLNDTIVVYDRIRENMKTFKRKTGDFANLVNRSINETLSRTIVTSGTTLMVVIVLYIFGGEVIKDFALALICGIGVGTYSSIFIASPVLVEWEERAKASEAVSVKKK
- a CDS encoding STAS domain-containing protein, which translates into the protein MSLLKEQQNDVTVLRLQGDVMGGPEAVQINDEINQLLDNSTLKVVIDLAKVQRMNSSGLGILINALSTFKKNGGDLKLASPTPIVQNLLKITRLNSLFESYDTVDAAVASF
- a CDS encoding adenylosuccinate synthase translates to MSVVVVVGAQWGDEGKGKIVDLLSADFDIVARYQGGANAGHTVKIHDKKYVLHLIPSGILQPGVECVIGNGVVIDPVALMEEIRLLEDQGISVDGRLWISQNAHLIMPYHKLLDTASEEKQGADKIGTTKRGIGPAYVDKVNRKGIRIVDLLDRESFARKLRRNLEEKNEYLNKIYGVLPLDIEAIVDEYLEFDKLIDPYIKDVSVLLNNAIADGKSILLEGAQGTLLDVDHGTYPYVTSSNPSSGGAGIGVGIGPTRINEVMGVMKAYTTRVGEGPFPTELLNAEGELLRKEGAEFGATTGRPRRCGWFDGVVARYAIRINGITSLAITKLDVLDKFKEIKVCTGYQVNGKFMKEFPTNLKVLQDCQPVYETLPGWQQPTTECRTWDDLPKVAQDYLNYLKDFMGVDIKIISVGSKRSQTIRNS